Proteins co-encoded in one endosymbiont 'TC1' of Trimyema compressum genomic window:
- the rpsK gene encoding 30S ribosomal protein S11 has product MAGKGKVRSKKRDKKKIDYGVAHIQSTFNNTIITITDKEGDTISWSSAGSLGFKGSRKSTPFAAQMAAEKAAEAAAEHGVKEVDCYVKGPGSGREAAIRALTAAGIGVAMIKDVTPIPHNGCRPPKRRRV; this is encoded by the coding sequence ATGGCAGGTAAAGGTAAAGTCCGTTCTAAGAAACGGGATAAGAAAAAAATCGATTATGGCGTAGCTCATATTCAGTCTACATTTAATAATACAATTATTACCATCACCGATAAAGAAGGCGATACTATCTCTTGGTCTAGTGCCGGATCTCTTGGCTTTAAAGGATCAAGAAAGAGTACACCTTTCGCAGCCCAAATGGCAGCTGAAAAAGCAGCAGAAGCTGCAGCTGAACATGGTGTAAAAGAAGTGGATTGCTATGTAAAAGGACCTGGCTCAGGTAGAGAAGCGGCAATTCGCGCTCTAACAGCAGCAGGCATTGGAGTGGCAATGATTAAAGATGTCACACCAATTCCTCATAATGGTTGTAGACCACCAAAACGTAGAAGAGTTTAG
- the rpsD gene encoding 30S ribosomal protein S4, whose protein sequence is MARYKGTACRLCRREGTKLYLKSDRCYSNQCAMERRGYPPGQHGQGRKKVTEYGLQLRAKQTVKRIYGVLEKQFRGYFKEADRQNGITGDNLLVLLERRLDNVAFRLGLAKTRTEARQLVRHGHFLLNGKKINIPSYLVRVGDEISVREKSRSSVAFKELSDNVTAPSWLTVKSGELVGKVELLPTREEISIPVDEQLIVELYSR, encoded by the coding sequence ATGGCAAGATATAAAGGCACTGCTTGTCGTCTCTGTCGTAGAGAAGGCACAAAGCTATACTTAAAATCCGACCGTTGCTATTCTAACCAATGTGCTATGGAAAGAAGAGGCTATCCACCAGGACAACATGGACAAGGTAGAAAGAAAGTAACTGAGTATGGATTACAATTAAGAGCAAAACAAACAGTTAAACGTATATATGGTGTTTTAGAGAAGCAATTTAGAGGGTACTTTAAAGAAGCTGATCGTCAAAATGGCATTACAGGTGATAACCTTTTAGTTCTTTTAGAAAGACGTTTAGATAATGTAGCTTTCCGTTTAGGATTGGCAAAAACACGTACTGAAGCAAGACAATTAGTGCGTCATGGCCATTTTCTTCTAAATGGAAAGAAAATCAATATTCCTTCTTACTTAGTAAGAGTTGGAGACGAAATTAGCGTTCGAGAGAAAAGCAGAAGCAGTGTTGCATTCAAGGAGCTTTCAGATAACGTTACTGCTCCAAGTTGGTTAACAGTTAAATCAGGGGAACTGGTTGGTAAAGTTGAATTACTTCCAACAAGAGAAGAAATTTCAATTCCAGTTGATGAGCAACTCATCGTTGAATTATACTCAAGATAA
- a CDS encoding DNA-directed RNA polymerase subunit alpha: protein MLEIEKPKISIIETSEDGSYGKIAIEPLEQGFGITLGNALRRTLLSSLPGIAVTSMQIEGVQHEFSTIPGVVEDTTDLLLAMKSLKLKSQSKEPKVLRIEKEGAGTVTARDIICDSDIEILNPDLHIATLEKEGRLFMEINIKVGRGYVGADDNKGEDAAIGEIPIDSLFSPVVKVNYEVKDKRVGKEADHDLLILEVWTNGSLTPEEAISGAARLIFNHITLFVALSDSDIAGVPLVEKEAEKKDQLLEKSIEDLDLSVRPYNCLKRADINTVGDLVNHTELEIMRVRNLGKKSLDEIHEKVAELELSFRNEDED, encoded by the coding sequence ATGTTAGAAATTGAAAAACCAAAAATTTCTATAATAGAAACCAGTGAAGACGGTTCTTATGGCAAAATTGCAATTGAGCCATTGGAACAAGGGTTTGGGATTACTCTAGGCAATGCATTAAGAAGAACCTTACTTTCTTCCTTACCAGGTATTGCAGTAACCAGCATGCAAATAGAAGGAGTTCAACACGAATTTTCTACTATTCCAGGCGTGGTTGAGGATACAACGGATTTACTATTGGCAATGAAATCTTTAAAGCTTAAAAGTCAATCTAAAGAACCTAAAGTTTTAAGAATTGAAAAAGAAGGCGCTGGCACGGTTACTGCTAGAGATATTATCTGTGACAGTGACATTGAAATATTAAACCCTGATTTACACATTGCCACATTAGAAAAAGAAGGCAGACTATTTATGGAAATTAATATAAAAGTTGGCCGAGGTTATGTAGGCGCAGATGATAACAAAGGTGAAGATGCAGCTATTGGTGAAATTCCAATTGACTCACTATTCTCTCCTGTTGTTAAAGTTAACTATGAAGTAAAAGACAAAAGAGTTGGAAAAGAAGCAGACCATGATTTACTTATTTTAGAAGTATGGACTAATGGTAGTCTTACTCCTGAAGAAGCAATCAGTGGTGCAGCTAGACTAATTTTTAACCACATTACTTTATTTGTAGCTTTAAGTGATTCTGACATTGCAGGGGTTCCTCTAGTAGAAAAAGAAGCAGAGAAAAAAGATCAGCTTCTTGAAAAATCTATTGAGGATTTAGACTTATCAGTGCGACCATATAATTGCTTGAAAAGAGCAGACATTAATACGGTTGGTGATTTAGTAAATCACACTGAACTTGAGATTATGCGTGTGCGTAACTTAGGTAAGAAATCCTTAGATGAAATTCATGAAAAAGTTGCAGAATTAGAACTGTCTTTCAGAAATGAAGACGAAGATTAA
- the rplQ gene encoding 50S ribosomal protein L17 translates to MGYRKLGLRSNQRRAMLRNMTTSLLEHGRIVTTETRAKEVRRVAEKMITLGKRGKSDLHAVRQALGYLNSEDVVMNKVFGEYATKYATRQGGYTRVIKTGYRRGDAAPMAIVELVD, encoded by the coding sequence GTGGGCTATCGAAAACTTGGACTTCGTTCCAATCAAAGAAGAGCTATGCTTAGAAATATGACAACTTCTTTACTTGAACATGGCAGAATTGTTACAACTGAAACAAGAGCAAAAGAAGTGAGACGTGTTGCTGAGAAAATGATTACTCTTGGCAAAAGAGGAAAATCTGATCTTCATGCTGTACGTCAAGCACTGGGCTATTTAAACAGTGAAGATGTTGTAATGAATAAAGTATTTGGCGAATATGCTACTAAATATGCTACAAGACAAGGTGGCTATACACGCGTAATTAAAACTGGCTATAGAAGAGGCGACGCTGCTCCTATGGCAATAGTTGAATTAGTAGACTAA
- a CDS encoding DDE-type integrase/transposase/recombinase, whose protein sequence is MRIKNSVSLFSEICHLTKRRIGPSKIKALLSYDYGINISIGRASRLMTDMNLPKMPTIKLRFIHPRSIPNFDCPNYLNQNFNVPQPNQVWASDITYINLNASFAYLCVIMDLFSRKIIAWKLSLKIDTSLVKDTFIKAFYSQKPSTSLIFHSDRGS, encoded by the coding sequence TTGAGAATTAAAAACTCCGTCAGCTTATTCTCGGAGATTTGTCATCTTACTAAGAGACGTATTGGCCCATCTAAGATTAAGGCTCTTCTTTCCTATGACTATGGCATCAACATCAGTATTGGTAGAGCGAGCCGCCTGATGACTGACATGAATCTTCCTAAAATGCCTACTATCAAACTTCGGTTTATTCATCCGAGGTCTATTCCCAATTTTGATTGCCCTAACTACCTAAATCAAAATTTTAATGTTCCTCAGCCCAATCAAGTCTGGGCTAGTGACATTACCTATATTAATTTAAATGCCTCTTTTGCTTATCTCTGTGTTATTATGGATTTATTTTCTCGTAAAATTATTGCTTGGAAGCTCTCTCTTAAAATTGATACTTCTCTTGTTAAGGATACTTTTATCAAAGCCTTTTATTCTCAAAAACCTTCTACTTCTCTTATTTTTCATTCTGACAGAGGTTCCTAA
- a CDS encoding InlB B-repeat-containing protein: MLELNFKVTYYNLSFDLNDNIGKEPICESLCEGDKITAPLISVGVGYILKGWNTVRDGSGVMWDFKNATMPAQDVILYAQWKKTKSDNNNDEISKKR; encoded by the coding sequence ATGCTTGAGTTGAATTTTAAGGTAACTTATTATAATTTATCTTTTGATTTAAATGATAATATAGGAAAAGAACCTATTTGTGAGTCTTTATGTGAAGGGGATAAAATTACAGCGCCTTTGATATCAGTTGGGGTAGGTTATATATTAAAAGGCTGGAATACAGTAAGGGATGGCAGTGGTGTAATGTGGGATTTTAAAAATGCAACAATGCCAGCACAAGATGTTATTTTATATGCTCAGTGGAAAAAAACTAAAAGTGATAATAACAATGATGAAATTAGCAAAAAAAGATGA
- a CDS encoding ABC transporter substrate-binding protein, producing MLKKGCAVGVLILLCYFLIGCSNEEASREVETLKVGMAGKDIKTACIIIAQGMGYFQEEGVNVEFETISNLSEGLTAVDMGKLDILPFGVIPSATFISQGSDVVIFGGTISEGSELVVKLEHKDSLKNRGF from the coding sequence ATGCTTAAAAAAGGGTGTGCTGTAGGAGTATTAATTTTGCTATGCTATTTTTTAATAGGTTGTAGTAATGAGGAGGCTAGTCGTGAGGTTGAGACATTAAAAGTAGGTATGGCAGGAAAAGATATTAAAACTGCATGTATAATAATTGCTCAGGGTATGGGCTATTTTCAAGAAGAAGGTGTTAATGTTGAGTTTGAGACTATTTCAAATTTAAGCGAGGGACTAACGGCTGTCGATATGGGGAAATTGGATATTTTACCATTTGGCGTTATTCCGTCAGCAACTTTTATTAGTCAGGGTTCAGATGTTGTTATTTTTGGAGGGACTATTTCAGAAGGCAGCGAATTAGTAGTAAAGCTTGAACATAAAGATAGCTTAAAAAATAGAGGATTTTAA
- a CDS encoding iron-containing alcohol dehydrogenase translates to MATQIILEDGLKAINDFKKAQITPALNRVIESTILLSGVGFESCHLAGPHALHNGLVELEATKNCLHGELVAFGILVALMLNNEEHTSVANDIYDFYSKTNLPMTLKDIGISKNIEENLKDIVSFVCTENSFIYNEPVDITEKILFEAILKTDQLVTN, encoded by the coding sequence ATGGCTACTCAAATTATTTTAGAAGATGGCTTAAAAGCTATTAATGATTTTAAAAAAGCTCAAATTACACCTGCTCTTAATAGAGTGATTGAAAGTACTATTCTTTTAAGTGGTGTGGGGTTTGAATCCTGTCACTTAGCCGGTCCACACGCTCTGCATAATGGATTAGTTGAATTAGAAGCAACCAAAAATTGCCTTCATGGAGAATTAGTTGCTTTTGGTATCTTAGTGGCTTTAATGCTTAATAATGAGGAACATACCTCTGTGGCCAATGATATCTATGATTTCTATTCAAAAACTAACTTACCAATGACTTTAAAAGATATTGGAATTTCAAAAAATATTGAAGAAAATCTTAAAGATATAGTTTCCTTTGTTTGTACAGAAAATTCCTTTATTTATAATGAGCCTGTTGACATTACAGAAAAAATACTATTTGAAGCTATTTTAAAAACAGATCAGCTAGTCACCAACTAA